One window from the genome of Blastocatellia bacterium encodes:
- a CDS encoding carboxylesterase family protein, with amino-acid sequence MRKYLLLFALLVCSSLLASSAIMNSQKFPDITPNNVNSTDDFKQLNPLVASDPVMTEEGPVTGELQDKSIAFRGIPYASAPINGLRWQPPQPAQARTSVLDATNFGSPCAQPDGGRILGSEDCLTLNIWGPKAKENALRPVMFFIHGGGNVTGSSDLTAFGVRLYDGTILTEMGGVVVVTINYRLGPLGYFSHPSLSAEDKENGVSGNYGLMDQIFALQWVQRNIANFGGDPNNITIFGESAGGRNVLALVTSPKAKGLFQKAIVESGAPLFVDQPLRTDTNLTSAEGVGMGASAKLGCENSSDIASCLRTKTPLELLTALNPDELGFQGFQYGPIVDGVIIPDKSTELLRTGNYNQVPLMIGTNKNEFLSFIPGLNVQLNNQADYEAVLRLAFGDKATDIARRYPISDYGTPTLAIDAVFTDFAFLCPARTAVKLIAPSQPKTFYYQFTQVIKSAPALGSFHGLELGFVFHTISNVKLLPISKKENKLADRMVGYWTNFAKQGDPNGNGLPTWPAYTTTNDTNIVLNAKIKTAKETRKVFCDFLTQTVGADARFSCGCGE; translated from the coding sequence ATGAGAAAATACTTACTTTTATTTGCATTGTTAGTATGTAGCAGTCTTTTGGCATCCAGTGCAATAATGAACAGCCAAAAATTTCCCGACATAACACCTAACAATGTTAATAGTACTGATGATTTCAAACAACTTAATCCGCTAGTAGCAAGTGATCCTGTTATGACCGAAGAAGGCCCAGTAACAGGAGAATTGCAAGATAAAAGCATTGCATTTCGTGGTATACCTTATGCGTCTGCACCAATAAATGGTTTGCGCTGGCAACCCCCTCAACCAGCACAAGCACGAACAAGCGTTTTAGATGCAACTAATTTTGGTTCACCTTGCGCCCAACCTGATGGAGGAAGAATTCTTGGTAGCGAAGATTGTTTAACATTAAATATATGGGGGCCCAAAGCTAAAGAAAATGCCTTACGTCCAGTTATGTTTTTTATTCATGGTGGAGGCAATGTTACAGGCTCTTCGGATTTAACCGCTTTTGGGGTTCGCCTTTATGATGGAACAATTTTAACGGAAATGGGCGGAGTTGTTGTTGTAACAATTAATTATCGTTTAGGGCCATTAGGATATTTTTCTCACCCCTCTCTTAGTGCTGAAGACAAAGAAAATGGTGTATCTGGTAATTACGGTTTAATGGATCAAATTTTCGCGCTTCAATGGGTACAAAGAAATATCGCTAACTTTGGTGGTGATCCAAATAACATCACAATTTTTGGTGAATCTGCTGGTGGACGTAATGTTTTAGCCCTTGTTACATCTCCAAAAGCCAAGGGATTATTCCAAAAGGCAATTGTAGAAAGCGGCGCACCTCTTTTTGTAGATCAACCTTTACGCACAGATACTAACTTAACTTCTGCTGAAGGCGTTGGTATGGGAGCATCTGCTAAACTTGGTTGTGAAAATAGCAGTGATATTGCTAGTTGTTTACGTACTAAAACACCTCTTGAACTACTAACTGCATTAAATCCCGATGAATTAGGTTTTCAAGGCTTTCAATATGGCCCAATTGTTGATGGTGTCATTATTCCTGATAAAAGCACAGAACTATTAAGAACAGGTAACTATAATCAAGTTCCTTTAATGATTGGTACTAACAAGAATGAATTTTTAAGTTTTATTCCTGGGCTAAATGTTCAACTTAACAATCAAGCTGATTATGAAGCTGTTTTAAGATTAGCTTTTGGTGATAAAGCTACTGATATTGCTAGACGTTATCCAATTTCAGATTATGGTACTCCAACTCTAGCAATAGACGCTGTTTTTACAGATTTTGCTTTTCTTTGTCCTGCTCGTACTGCTGTTAAGTTAATTGCACCTAGCCAACCAAAAACTTTTTATTACCAGTTTACTCAAGTAATAAAATCTGCTCCAGCACTAGGTTCATTTCACGGTTTAGAGCTTGGTTTTGTCTTTCATACAATTAGCAATGTTAAACTATTGCCTATTTCTAAGAAAGAAAATAAGTTAGCTGATAGAATGGTTGGGTATTGGACAAATTTTGCTAAACAAGGTGATCCTAATGGTAACGGCTTACCTACCTGGCCCGCTTATACAACCACTAATGATACAAACATCGTCTTAAACGCTAAGATAAAAACTGCCAAAGAGACCCGCAAAGTTTTTTGTGATTTTCTAACTCAAACTGTTGGTGCAGATGCTCGTTTTAGTTGTGGTTGTGGTGAATAA